A single region of the Solwaraspora sp. WMMD406 genome encodes:
- a CDS encoding cobyrinate a,c-diamide synthase, with amino-acid sequence MPPVARLVVSAPASGHGKTAVAVGLLAALRRRGLTVAGMKIGPDYTDAAYLGAAAGRPGRNLDPQLVGANRIGPLLAHGAAGADLAVLAGAMGLYDSLGSRADSASTASVATALRAPVVLVVDVAAMGQSIGALVHGFRAYDDMLWLGGVILNRVGSERHEQVLRDALDEIGVPVFGALRRGELPPGLPRAAGVVPVAQHTVDAVRLIRRLGEVVDGAIDLDRLLGLARSAPQLTVPAWSAADAVASDGPLPASSARRPVIAVAGTSELVYGYPETVELITAAGGAVVPVDPLRDESLPESTAALVLPGGIPEGYAAELSANRALTVAVADLARSGRPVLAEGTGLLWLLRECDGRPMGEVFDAVATTTDRMIVGYREATARAATPIAMLGARVTGYKQHQLVVSPRAGHTPAWTWGNGVPEGFVWRRVHASQLILHWAGMPQIARRLVVAAGPASAGPAAQLPVGPGAVTPGPDAPPAGPRPAEQDPSLLVGSSDDLR; translated from the coding sequence ATGCCGCCCGTAGCCCGCCTGGTGGTGAGCGCACCCGCGTCCGGACACGGCAAGACGGCGGTCGCGGTCGGCCTGCTCGCCGCGTTGCGTCGGCGCGGCCTGACCGTCGCGGGGATGAAGATCGGCCCGGACTACACCGACGCGGCCTATCTCGGCGCGGCGGCCGGCCGGCCGGGACGCAACCTCGACCCGCAGCTGGTCGGCGCCAACCGGATCGGGCCGCTGCTGGCGCACGGCGCGGCCGGTGCGGATCTGGCCGTACTGGCCGGCGCGATGGGCCTGTACGACAGCCTCGGCAGCCGCGCCGACAGCGCCTCCACGGCGAGCGTGGCCACCGCGCTGCGCGCGCCGGTGGTGCTGGTGGTCGACGTCGCCGCGATGGGACAGTCGATCGGCGCGTTGGTGCACGGCTTCCGGGCCTACGACGACATGCTCTGGCTGGGTGGGGTGATCCTCAACCGGGTCGGCTCGGAGCGGCACGAGCAGGTGTTGCGGGACGCGTTGGACGAGATCGGTGTGCCGGTCTTCGGTGCCCTGCGGCGCGGCGAGCTCCCTCCCGGTCTTCCCCGCGCGGCCGGGGTGGTGCCGGTCGCGCAGCACACCGTCGACGCGGTACGGCTGATCCGTCGGCTCGGCGAGGTCGTCGACGGCGCGATCGATCTGGACCGGCTGCTCGGGTTGGCCCGCTCCGCGCCACAGCTGACCGTACCGGCCTGGTCGGCGGCGGACGCCGTGGCCTCCGACGGCCCGCTGCCTGCGTCGTCGGCCCGTCGCCCGGTGATCGCCGTCGCCGGTACCTCCGAACTGGTCTACGGCTATCCGGAGACCGTCGAGTTGATCACCGCCGCCGGTGGCGCGGTGGTGCCGGTCGATCCGTTGCGCGACGAGTCGCTGCCGGAGTCGACCGCCGCGCTGGTGCTGCCGGGCGGGATACCCGAGGGGTACGCGGCGGAACTGTCCGCCAACCGCGCGTTGACCGTGGCGGTGGCGGATCTGGCCCGGTCCGGCCGGCCGGTCCTGGCCGAAGGCACCGGGCTGCTCTGGTTGCTGCGCGAGTGCGACGGTCGCCCGATGGGTGAGGTGTTCGACGCGGTCGCCACCACGACCGACCGGATGATCGTCGGCTACCGGGAGGCGACCGCACGGGCGGCCACCCCGATCGCCATGCTCGGTGCCCGGGTCACCGGCTACAAGCAACACCAGCTGGTGGTCAGTCCCCGGGCCGGGCACACTCCGGCCTGGACCTGGGGAAACGGGGTGCCCGAGGGGTTCGTGTGGCGGCGGGTGCACGCCTCGCAGCTGATCCTGCACTGGGCCGGTATGCCGCAGATCGCCCGACGGCTGGTGGTGGCGGCCGGTCCGGCCTCCGCCGGTCCGGCGGCGCAGTTGCCCGTCGGCCCGGGTGCCGTGACACCTGGTCCGGATGCTCCGCCGGCCGGGCCACGGCCGGCGGAACAGGATCCGTCGCTGCTCGTCGGCTCATCCGACGATCTGCGCTGA
- a CDS encoding SURF1 family protein — MYRFLLTPRWLGYLALALVAAAVMVQLGNWQLDRYQQRSAINDRIDAAADASPVPLTEVLSAPAGAAGTAAPAPPSDLTWTRVTATGRYDSANEVLIRNRTVNSRVGFEVVTPLVLADGTAVLVDRGWIPPADSGASAPPDVPPVPAGEVTVTGLLRQPEQMSGAVHRRDGQLESRRIATAELAAELPYPVHGGYVLLDEQDPPADPGLAAVAVRHENSWQNGGYVAQWWIFAAMTLVGFGWLARREATGGAKPADEAAARDRAAGDRAVGDRAAGDPTTAGRAGAEAEAGSAGP, encoded by the coding sequence GTGTACCGGTTCCTGCTGACCCCCCGCTGGCTGGGCTACCTGGCGCTCGCGCTGGTGGCGGCCGCGGTGATGGTGCAGTTGGGCAACTGGCAGCTCGACCGCTATCAGCAGCGCAGCGCGATCAACGACCGGATCGACGCCGCCGCCGACGCGTCGCCGGTGCCGTTGACCGAGGTGCTGTCCGCGCCGGCCGGGGCTGCCGGGACCGCCGCGCCCGCGCCGCCGTCGGACCTCACCTGGACCCGGGTGACGGCGACCGGCCGCTACGACAGCGCCAACGAGGTGCTGATCCGCAACCGTACGGTGAACAGCCGGGTCGGTTTCGAGGTGGTGACCCCGCTGGTGCTGGCCGACGGCACCGCCGTACTTGTCGATCGGGGCTGGATCCCGCCCGCCGACAGCGGGGCGAGCGCCCCGCCCGATGTCCCGCCGGTGCCCGCCGGCGAGGTGACCGTCACCGGGCTGCTGCGCCAGCCGGAGCAGATGTCCGGGGCGGTGCACCGCCGTGACGGCCAGCTGGAAAGCCGGCGGATCGCGACGGCGGAACTCGCCGCCGAGTTGCCGTACCCGGTTCACGGCGGCTACGTGCTGCTCGACGAGCAGGATCCACCGGCCGACCCGGGGCTGGCCGCCGTCGCGGTCCGGCACGAGAACAGTTGGCAGAACGGTGGATACGTGGCCCAGTGGTGGATCTTCGCCGCGATGACCCTCGTCGGGTTCGGCTGGTTGGCCCGGCGGGAGGCCACCGGCGGGGCGAAGCCGGCCGACGAGGCCGCCGCCCGAGACCGAGCAGCTGGAGACCGGGCTGTCGGAGACCGGGCCGCCGGAGACCCGACCACGGCTGGTCGAGCGGGCGCGGAAGCGGAAGCGGGATCGGCCGGGCCGTGA
- a CDS encoding FAD-dependent oxidoreductase, with protein sequence MESLSGRPTSYWMDSTSATAYPSLTESPRTEVALIGAGIAGICAAWEIARTGRQVVLLEADRVAAGTTGHTTAKLTAAHTGVYHHLRSTFGQDTARQYAQSQLDAVEHVATVSAELGIDCELERLPAYTYVTEPDQVGQIEAEVAAARESGLAASLVTETGLPFPVAAAIRVENQAQFHPRRFLLALVADLLRRGGQVFEHCRVTGLDEGDPHRLTTATGQTVTADHVVVATHYPIFDRAGLFARLSPHRELVVAAPIPAGQDPHGMYLTTEENTRSVRTAPYRDGQRLLIVTGESFTPGTGSVTERWRRLADWTEARFAVRSPTYRWAAQDNDTTDRLPYIGQLRPGGERVWVATGFGGWGMSNGVLAGKLIAARIDGTPPSWSDLFDPRRLRPTAEAGTFLRANAEVAKHFVGDRLHRAGHADTLAQLPPGGGAIVRLDGARCAVHRDADGTLRAVSATCTHLGCLVAFNDAEQSWDCPCHGSRFAPDGTVLHGPATRPLEPRDLPTT encoded by the coding sequence ATGGAGTCGCTGAGTGGACGGCCCACCTCGTACTGGATGGATTCGACGTCGGCGACCGCGTACCCGTCGCTGACCGAATCGCCGCGCACCGAGGTCGCCCTGATCGGCGCCGGCATCGCCGGGATCTGTGCGGCCTGGGAGATCGCCCGCACCGGACGCCAGGTGGTGCTGTTGGAGGCCGACCGGGTGGCGGCCGGTACCACCGGCCACACCACCGCCAAGCTGACCGCCGCGCACACCGGCGTCTACCACCACCTGCGGTCGACGTTCGGCCAGGACACCGCCCGGCAGTACGCCCAGTCCCAGCTCGACGCGGTGGAACACGTCGCGACGGTCAGCGCCGAACTGGGCATCGATTGTGAGCTGGAGCGGCTGCCGGCGTACACCTATGTCACCGAGCCCGACCAGGTCGGACAGATCGAGGCCGAGGTGGCCGCCGCGCGCGAGTCGGGCCTGGCCGCGTCGCTGGTGACCGAGACCGGGCTGCCGTTCCCCGTCGCCGCCGCGATCCGGGTGGAGAACCAGGCGCAGTTCCATCCCCGGCGGTTCCTGCTCGCGCTGGTCGCCGACCTGCTGCGACGCGGCGGCCAGGTCTTCGAACACTGCCGGGTCACCGGGCTCGACGAAGGCGACCCGCACCGGCTGACCACCGCGACCGGGCAGACCGTCACGGCCGATCACGTGGTGGTCGCCACCCATTATCCGATCTTCGACCGGGCCGGGCTCTTCGCCCGCCTGAGCCCGCACCGTGAACTGGTCGTCGCCGCGCCGATCCCGGCCGGCCAGGACCCGCACGGCATGTATCTGACCACCGAGGAGAACACCAGGTCGGTACGGACCGCGCCGTACCGCGACGGCCAACGGCTGCTGATCGTCACCGGGGAAAGCTTCACCCCGGGCACCGGATCGGTCACCGAACGCTGGCGACGGCTCGCCGACTGGACCGAGGCGCGCTTCGCGGTCCGGTCGCCGACGTACCGCTGGGCGGCGCAGGACAACGACACGACCGACCGGCTGCCGTACATCGGGCAGTTGCGTCCCGGCGGCGAGCGGGTGTGGGTGGCGACCGGATTCGGCGGTTGGGGAATGAGCAACGGCGTGCTCGCGGGCAAACTGATCGCGGCCCGGATCGACGGTACGCCGCCGTCCTGGAGCGACCTGTTCGACCCCCGTCGGCTGCGTCCGACCGCCGAAGCCGGCACCTTCCTGCGCGCCAACGCCGAGGTCGCCAAGCATTTCGTCGGCGACCGGCTGCATCGGGCCGGCCACGCCGACACCCTGGCGCAGCTGCCACCCGGTGGCGGCGCGATCGTCCGACTCGACGGTGCCCGGTGCGCGGTGCACCGGGACGCCGACGGAACGCTGCGGGCGGTCTCGGCCACCTGCACCCACCTGGGCTGTCTGGTGGCCTTCAACGACGCCGAGCAGAGCTGGGACTGCCCCTGTCACGGATCCCGCTTCGCACCCGACGGCACCGTCCTGCACGGACCTGCCACCCGCCCGCTGGAACCACGCGACCTGCCCACAACGTGA
- a CDS encoding transglycosylase domain-containing protein, protein MRKRTRTPARSGRLVQLVRAGLIAGVVVAATIYPIAGITGLAVIASTKAIEQIPTKLRDADPAQTSYVYAADGRTLVTMFYEEHRKYVPLTEMSPFIQQAIVASEDVRFYQHNGVDPKGVARAFVANSQAGGVSQGGSTLTMQYVRLALQETAQSPLELQAATAQTPGRKIREIRIAMELEKEMSKSEILERYLNAAYFGHRAYGIYAAAEIFFSKHPRELSASEAALIAGLVKAPSEYDPATSDQTAATERRNYVIDRMADLGYLSPIAAQRSKAEPIELNLSTPANECVSVPQEHNDWGFFCDYLKSWWMSQKAFGDSPSERLGNLRTGGYRIVTSLDPGIQKAAQDQVTSRESIGSPFAHGLVAVEPGTGHVKAMAVNRVYSLDQTDNGAHSNPSLRDKIKGNYPNTVTPLLGGGDLPGYQAGSTFKMFTMLAALDAGMPLRSGFNAPHRIHSIYDGGQGSSSCGGRWCPSNASGAMAGFHYMWSGFGKSVNTYFVWLLQQVGAEKAVQMAERLGLRWRTDVDKRNASPEHADKWGAFTLGVSDVTPLEMANAYATIAADGSHCEDSPVLSVQNPDGSPVTYRTLTGVEVEVATPRCHAAFSPDVARAATDAARCPVGDRPATGGCGGWSTADGVAKAVGRPVAGKTGTTDSTRSAWFTGYTPELAVASFIADPDNPFNAVGDWQSQKPVDSAAGTLKNALKDRPVRQFAPPSAQIVG, encoded by the coding sequence GTGAGGAAGCGCACCCGGACTCCCGCCCGAAGCGGTCGCCTTGTCCAGTTGGTCCGTGCCGGACTGATCGCCGGCGTCGTGGTCGCCGCCACCATCTATCCGATCGCCGGAATCACCGGCCTCGCGGTGATCGCCAGCACCAAGGCGATCGAGCAGATCCCCACCAAACTGCGTGACGCCGACCCGGCCCAGACCTCGTACGTGTACGCGGCGGACGGCCGGACGCTGGTGACCATGTTCTACGAGGAACATCGCAAATACGTACCGCTAACTGAAATGTCACCGTTTATCCAGCAGGCGATTGTCGCGTCCGAGGACGTCCGGTTCTACCAGCACAACGGCGTCGACCCCAAGGGCGTGGCCCGGGCGTTCGTCGCCAACTCCCAGGCCGGCGGCGTCTCGCAGGGCGGGTCCACCCTCACCATGCAGTACGTCCGGCTGGCGCTGCAGGAGACCGCGCAGAGCCCCCTGGAGTTGCAGGCGGCCACCGCCCAGACCCCCGGCCGCAAGATCCGCGAGATCCGGATCGCCATGGAACTGGAAAAGGAAATGTCCAAATCGGAGATCCTGGAGCGTTACCTCAACGCGGCGTACTTCGGCCATCGGGCGTACGGCATCTACGCGGCAGCGGAAATCTTTTTCTCCAAGCATCCCCGGGAGCTGTCCGCCAGCGAGGCCGCGCTGATCGCCGGCCTGGTCAAGGCGCCCTCGGAGTACGACCCGGCGACGTCCGACCAGACCGCCGCCACCGAGCGGCGCAACTACGTCATCGATCGGATGGCCGATCTGGGATACCTGTCCCCGATCGCGGCGCAGCGGTCCAAGGCCGAACCGATCGAACTCAATCTGAGCACCCCGGCCAACGAGTGCGTCTCGGTGCCACAGGAACACAACGACTGGGGCTTCTTCTGCGACTACCTGAAATCGTGGTGGATGAGTCAAAAGGCGTTCGGCGACAGCCCGTCGGAGCGCCTGGGTAACCTGCGCACCGGCGGATACCGGATCGTCACCAGCCTCGACCCCGGGATCCAGAAGGCCGCCCAGGACCAGGTGACGTCCCGCGAGTCGATCGGTAGCCCGTTCGCGCACGGTCTGGTCGCCGTCGAGCCGGGCACCGGCCATGTCAAGGCGATGGCGGTGAACCGGGTCTACTCGTTGGACCAGACAGACAACGGCGCGCACTCCAACCCCAGCCTCCGCGACAAGATCAAGGGCAACTACCCGAACACGGTGACCCCGCTGCTCGGCGGCGGAGACCTGCCCGGCTACCAGGCCGGATCAACGTTCAAGATGTTCACCATGCTGGCCGCGTTGGACGCCGGCATGCCGCTGCGCTCCGGCTTCAACGCCCCGCACCGGATCCACTCCATCTACGACGGCGGTCAGGGCAGTAGCAGCTGTGGCGGACGCTGGTGCCCGAGCAACGCCTCCGGCGCGATGGCCGGCTTCCACTACATGTGGTCCGGTTTCGGCAAGTCGGTCAACACCTACTTCGTGTGGCTGCTGCAGCAGGTCGGCGCGGAGAAGGCGGTGCAGATGGCCGAACGGCTCGGGCTGCGCTGGCGGACCGACGTCGACAAGCGCAACGCCTCACCCGAGCACGCCGACAAGTGGGGTGCGTTCACCCTCGGCGTGTCCGACGTGACGCCGCTGGAGATGGCGAACGCGTACGCGACCATCGCCGCCGACGGCAGCCACTGCGAGGACTCGCCGGTGCTGTCGGTGCAGAACCCCGACGGCAGCCCGGTCACCTACCGTACGTTGACCGGGGTCGAGGTCGAGGTGGCCACCCCGCGCTGCCACGCGGCGTTCTCGCCGGACGTCGCCCGAGCAGCCACCGACGCGGCCCGCTGCCCGGTCGGCGACCGGCCGGCAACCGGCGGCTGCGGCGGTTGGTCGACCGCCGACGGCGTGGCCAAGGCGGTCGGCCGACCGGTCGCCGGCAAGACCGGTACCACCGACAGCACCAGGTCGGCCTGGTTCACCGGCTACACCCCGGAGCTCGCGGTGGCCAGCTTCATCGCCGACCCGGACAACCCGTTCAACGCGGTCGGTGACTGGCAGTCCCAGAAGCCGGTCGACTCGGCCGCCGGAACGCTGAAAAACGCGCTGAAGGACCGCCCGGTCCGGCAGTTCGCTCCCCCGTCAGCGCAGATCGTCGGATGA
- a CDS encoding helix-turn-helix domain-containing protein has translation MQLRYQFRVYPTPDQQIALARAFGCARVPVPVP, from the coding sequence GTGCAGCTCCGGTACCAGTTCCGGGTCTATCCGACACCCGACCAGCAGATCGCGCTGGCCCGGGCGTTCGGATGCGCCCGGGTGCCGGTTCCGGTCCCGTAA
- a CDS encoding metal-sensitive transcriptional regulator — translation MATVERGYTATKEQLLARLRRVEGQVRGIERMVESDRYCIDILTQISAIQAALDKVALGLLDDHARHCMHKGAETGQAEEMTTEMMAAVGRLMKRG, via the coding sequence ATGGCTACCGTCGAACGCGGCTACACCGCCACCAAGGAGCAGCTCCTCGCCCGGCTACGCCGCGTCGAAGGCCAGGTCCGTGGGATCGAGCGGATGGTGGAGAGCGACCGCTACTGCATCGACATCCTGACCCAGATCAGCGCCATTCAGGCCGCGCTGGACAAGGTCGCCCTCGGGCTGCTCGACGACCACGCCCGGCACTGCATGCACAAGGGTGCCGAGACCGGCCAGGCCGAGGAGATGACCACCGAGATGATGGCGGCTGTCGGCCGGCTGATGAAGCGCGGCTGA
- a CDS encoding DUF6444 domain-containing protein, with amino-acid sequence MPADPPPSYDELLVLNAGLAARLEQAPTRIAELEARLKQSSSNSSKPPSSDRLAKPAPKSLRGRSGRRPGRPAGGEDTTLSQVADPDVVVRHVPDTCGGCGGGLTDPAEVTVTRRQVFDIPQPRVVVTEHQIVTVACPCGHHTTAATPDGATAPTVYGPRIAAIGVYLLYGQFLSIGRTADAIRDPTDGVEAPAQFTTPSLIHGPSIGPSARARAPGRRGRLRFRSRGPAGGTPGSSAARR; translated from the coding sequence GTGCCCGCCGATCCGCCGCCGTCGTATGACGAGTTGTTGGTGTTGAACGCCGGGCTGGCCGCACGGCTGGAGCAGGCGCCGACGCGGATCGCTGAGCTTGAGGCCCGGTTGAAGCAGTCGTCGAGCAACTCGTCGAAACCGCCGTCGAGTGACCGGCTGGCCAAGCCGGCGCCGAAGTCGCTGCGGGGCCGTTCGGGTCGCCGGCCGGGCCGTCCGGCCGGGGGTGAGGACACCACCCTGTCCCAGGTGGCGGATCCGGACGTGGTCGTCCGGCATGTGCCGGACACCTGTGGCGGCTGCGGTGGCGGCCTGACCGACCCGGCCGAGGTGACGGTGACCCGCCGGCAGGTGTTCGACATCCCGCAGCCCCGGGTCGTGGTGACCGAGCACCAGATCGTCACCGTCGCCTGCCCGTGCGGGCACCACACCACCGCCGCGACACCCGACGGGGCCACCGCGCCCACGGTCTACGGACCACGGATCGCCGCGATCGGCGTCTACCTGCTCTATGGGCAGTTCCTGTCCATCGGCCGTACCGCCGACGCGATCCGTGACCCGACGGACGGCGTGGAGGCACCCGCCCAGTTCACCACGCCATCGCTGATCCACGGCCCGTCCATCGGCCCCTCCGCCCGGGCTCGAGCGCCAGGGCGGAGGGGCCGACTCCGGTTCAGAAGCCGCGGGCCAGCCGGTGGTACGCCTGGTTCCAGCGCAGCTCGGCGGTGA
- a CDS encoding heavy metal-associated domain-containing protein: MTVDTYAVKGMTCGHCVQAVSGELSNLPGVRQVTVDLSAGTATVDSEQPLDRATVAAAIDEAGYELAD, translated from the coding sequence ATGACCGTCGACACCTACGCGGTAAAGGGCATGACCTGCGGGCACTGTGTGCAGGCCGTCAGCGGTGAGCTGTCGAACCTGCCCGGCGTACGGCAGGTCACCGTCGATCTGAGCGCCGGCACCGCCACGGTCGACAGCGAGCAGCCGCTCGACCGGGCCACGGTGGCCGCCGCGATCGACGAGGCCGGCTACGAACTGGCCGACTGA
- a CDS encoding heavy metal translocating P-type ATPase encodes MAPGVRIDLAIEGMTCATCATRIEKKLNRMTGVAATVNFATEKASVEVTGDVGAEDLIAAVRQAGYTATVPPAASRPVSGPGDDSTAPATDVEPTGPAEPTGPDALGRRLAVTAALTVPVVLLAMVPAWQFTHWQWLSLALAGPVVAYGGAPFHRAAWANLSHGEATMDTLVSMGTLAAFTWSVWALFLGSAGEPGMTHGFSLAVTRTDGSGNIYLEVAAGVTSFLLAGRYFEARSKRRAGAALRALLHLGAKDVGVLRDGVETRIPIDWLAVGDRFVVRPGEKIATDGLVEEGTSAVDASMLTGESVPVEVGPGDQVTGATVNAGGRLVVRATRVGAQTQLAQMARLVEQAQTGKAQVQRLADRISGVFVPVVIVLAVLTLGFWLGAGSGTAMAFTAAVAVLIIACPCALGLATPMALLVGTGRGAQLGILIRGPQVLESTRRVDTVLLDKTGTVTTGRMALVAVTAAAGVDRVEALRLAAAVEEASEHPVARAITAGAAAGVATDAAAEGCSAGGAIRQRVGSPVVQDFRAVAGLGVRGRVDGHDVLVGRAALLARERIDVPDELASAAAADAGAGRTTVLVAWDGVARAVLAVADTVKPASAAAVADLRRLGLRPVLLTGDNATVARAVAAEVGIDEVIAEVLPAEKADVVARLQADGRVVAMVGDGVNDAAALARADLGLAMGTGTDVAIEAADLTLVRGDLAVAPDAIRLSRATLGTIRGNLFWAFAYNVTALPLAVTGLLNPMIAGAAMALSSVFVVANSLRLRRFQGSTTADRRPNHESRYPPGVPA; translated from the coding sequence GTGGCCCCCGGCGTCCGCATCGATCTGGCGATCGAGGGGATGACCTGCGCCACCTGCGCCACTCGTATCGAAAAAAAGCTCAACCGGATGACCGGGGTGGCCGCGACCGTCAACTTCGCCACCGAGAAGGCTTCGGTCGAGGTCACCGGAGACGTCGGCGCCGAGGATCTGATCGCGGCGGTACGGCAGGCCGGATACACCGCGACGGTGCCGCCGGCCGCTTCCCGACCGGTGTCGGGACCCGGCGACGACTCGACCGCGCCAGCGACGGACGTCGAGCCGACCGGGCCGGCCGAGCCGACCGGGCCGGACGCCCTGGGGCGACGGCTGGCGGTGACCGCCGCGCTGACCGTGCCGGTGGTGCTGCTCGCCATGGTCCCGGCGTGGCAGTTCACCCACTGGCAGTGGCTGTCGTTGGCGCTCGCCGGGCCGGTCGTGGCGTACGGCGGAGCACCGTTCCACCGCGCGGCCTGGGCCAACCTGAGTCATGGCGAAGCCACGATGGACACCTTGGTGTCGATGGGCACCCTGGCGGCGTTCACGTGGTCGGTGTGGGCGCTGTTCCTCGGCTCCGCGGGCGAACCGGGCATGACCCACGGTTTCAGTCTCGCGGTCACCCGTACGGACGGCAGCGGCAACATCTACCTGGAGGTCGCCGCCGGGGTCACCTCGTTTCTGCTGGCCGGACGCTACTTCGAAGCCCGGTCCAAGCGCCGGGCCGGGGCGGCACTGCGGGCACTGCTCCACCTCGGTGCCAAGGACGTGGGGGTGCTGCGCGACGGCGTCGAGACCCGGATCCCGATCGACTGGTTGGCCGTCGGCGATCGGTTCGTCGTCCGTCCGGGCGAGAAGATCGCCACCGACGGGCTGGTCGAGGAGGGCACGTCTGCGGTGGACGCCTCGATGCTGACCGGCGAGTCGGTGCCGGTCGAGGTCGGTCCGGGCGATCAGGTGACCGGCGCGACGGTCAACGCCGGCGGCCGGCTCGTCGTCCGGGCAACCCGGGTCGGGGCGCAGACCCAGCTGGCGCAGATGGCCAGGCTGGTGGAGCAGGCGCAGACCGGCAAGGCGCAGGTGCAACGGCTGGCGGACCGGATCTCCGGTGTGTTCGTCCCGGTGGTGATCGTGCTGGCCGTCCTCACGCTCGGGTTCTGGCTGGGCGCGGGCAGCGGTACGGCGATGGCGTTCACCGCCGCCGTCGCGGTGCTGATCATCGCCTGCCCGTGCGCGCTGGGCCTGGCGACGCCGATGGCGTTGCTGGTCGGCACCGGCCGGGGCGCTCAGCTCGGCATCCTGATCAGAGGGCCGCAGGTGTTGGAATCGACCCGCCGGGTGGACACCGTGCTGCTGGACAAGACCGGCACGGTCACCACCGGCCGGATGGCGCTGGTGGCGGTGACGGCCGCCGCCGGGGTGGACCGGGTCGAGGCGCTGCGGCTGGCCGCCGCGGTCGAGGAGGCGTCCGAGCATCCGGTGGCCAGGGCGATCACCGCCGGTGCCGCCGCCGGGGTCGCCACCGACGCCGCCGCCGAGGGCTGCTCGGCGGGCGGCGCCATCCGCCAGCGCGTCGGGTCGCCGGTGGTCCAGGACTTCCGCGCCGTCGCGGGACTGGGGGTACGGGGCCGGGTCGACGGGCACGACGTGCTGGTCGGGCGGGCCGCCCTGCTCGCCCGGGAACGGATCGATGTGCCCGACGAGTTGGCCAGCGCGGCGGCGGCCGACGCCGGAGCCGGGCGGACCACGGTGCTGGTCGCCTGGGACGGCGTGGCGCGGGCTGTGCTGGCGGTCGCCGACACGGTGAAACCGGCGAGTGCGGCGGCGGTCGCCGACCTGCGCCGGCTCGGCCTTCGTCCGGTGCTGCTGACCGGGGACAACGCGACCGTCGCGCGGGCGGTGGCGGCCGAGGTGGGCATCGACGAGGTGATCGCCGAGGTGCTGCCGGCCGAGAAGGCCGACGTGGTGGCCCGGCTCCAGGCCGACGGCCGGGTGGTCGCGATGGTCGGTGACGGGGTCAACGACGCCGCCGCGCTGGCCCGCGCCGATCTCGGCCTGGCGATGGGCACCGGGACGGACGTCGCGATCGAGGCGGCCGACCTGACTCTGGTCCGGGGCGACCTGGCGGTGGCACCGGACGCGATCCGGCTGTCCCGGGCGACGCTGGGCACGATCAGGGGCAACCTGTTCTGGGCCTTCGCCTACAACGTGACGGCGCTGCCGCTGGCCGTCACCGGATTGCTCAACCCGATGATCGCCGGTGCGGCGATGGCGTTGTCGTCGGTGTTCGTCGTGGCCAACAGCCTGCGGCTACGGCGCTTCCAAGGGTCGACGACGGCCGACCGGCGACCGAACCACGAGAGTAGATACCCCCCGGGGGTTCCGGCGTAG